The Arachis hypogaea cultivar Tifrunner chromosome 19, arahy.Tifrunner.gnm2.J5K5, whole genome shotgun sequence genome has a window encoding:
- the LOC112775786 gene encoding E3 ubiquitin-protein ligase XBAT33: protein MGNSFGCSASGERLVSAARDGDLVEAKMLLNCNPCLAKYSTFGGLNSPLHFAAAKGHNEIVALLLENGADVNSRNYCGQTALMQACRYGHWEVVQTLLLFRCNVMRADYLSGRTALHFAAVNGHVRCIRLVVADFVPSAPYEAVQARTQVDNGDASNVKGKHEQSALSKFVNKTADGGITALHMAALNGYFDCVQLLLDLNANVSAVTFHYGTSMDLIGAGSTPLHYAACGGNLKCCQILLARGASRMALNCNGWLPLDVARMWGRHWLEPLLSPSSDATIPTFRHSNYLSLPLMSVLNIAREYGLQSSTTTSDEIDFCAVCLERPCSVAAEGCGHELCVRCALYLCSTMNVSSESLGPPGSIPCPLCRHGIVSFVKLPGSVAKENKLHVSLGLCTPCMLHPRDLDQPSLSDTPEIRRNCVASVPSEILCPVTCGPFPSMTIPLCTCNDGPCPTFEPREAETQDGSPRHSHASTTDQDKMEGPRLDKTTCSSMFWGRRSCSREHQCNSEINA from the exons ATGGGCAACTCTTTTGGCTGCTCCGCCTCCGGCGAGAGGCTTGTCTCCGCCGCCAGGGACGGCGACCTTGTTGAGGCCAAGATGCTTCTCAACTGCAACCCTTGTCTTGCCAAGTACTCCACTTTCGGTGGCCTCAATTCCCCTCTCCATTTTGCTGCTGCCAAGGGCCACAACgag ATTGTGGCATTGTTGCTTGAGAATGGAGCTGATGTGAATTCAAGGAATTATTGTGGCCAG ACGGCTTTGATGCAAGCTTGTAGATATGGCCATTGGGAAGTTGTACAGACGCTTCTGCTCTTCAGATGCAAT GTTATGAGAGCAGATTATCTCAGTGGGAGAACTGCTCTTCACTTTGCAGCTGTGAATGGGCATGTAAGATGTATTAGACTTGTTGTGGCCGACTTTGTTCCAAGTGCTCCATATGAGGCTGTACAGGCTCGCACACAGGTCGACAATGGCGATGCATCAAATGTGAAAGGCAAACATGAGCAAAG TGCCCTGTCCAAGTTTGTGAATAAGACAGCTGATGGTGGTATCACTGCCCTTCATATGGCTGCATTGAATGGATATTTTGATTGTGTACAACTGCTACTTGATCTTAACGCAAATGTATCTGCTGTGACATTTCATTATGGAACATCAATGGATTTAATAG GTGCTGGAAGCACACCATTGCATTATGCTGCTTGTGGGGGCAATTTAAAATGCTGTCAG ATCCTCCTTGCAAGAGGTGCTAGCCGGATGGCTTTGAATTGCAATGGATGGCTTCCTCTTGATGTTGCTAGGATGTGGGGACGTCATTGGCTTGAGCCTTTGTTGTCACCCAGTTCTGATGCCACAATACCTACATTTCgtcattcaaattacttgtcCTTGCCTCTTATGAGTGTGCTTAACATAGCCAG AGAGTACGGGTTGCAATCATCTACAACCACCTCAGATGAGATTGACTTCTGTGCCGTCTGCCTAGAGAGGCCATGTTCAGTTGCTGCAGAAG GATGTGGGCATGAGCTATGTGTAAGATGTGCACTCTATCTCTGCTCAACAATGAATGTTTCTTCTGAATCGCTCGGCCCTCCGGGCTCTATCCCTTGCCCACTCTGTAGACATGGAATTGTCTCTTTTGTTAAGTTACCAGGTTCCGTAGCAAAAGAGAATAAACTACACGTGTCTCTTGGGTTGTGTACCCCATGCATGCTACATCCACGTGACCTGGATCAGCCATCTCTTTCAGATACTCCAGAGATTCGAAGAAACTGTGTAGCTTCTGTTCCTTCAGAGATACTATGCCCTGTCACTTGTGGTCCATTTCCATCCATGACAATTCCTCTATGTACCTGCAATGATGGTCCATGTCCAACATTTGAACCCCGAGAAGCAGAAACACAGGATGGATCACCCCGTCACTCACATGCTTCTACGACAGACCAGGATAAAATGGAAGGGCCTAGACTTGATAAAACAACGTGTTCGAGCATGTTTTGGGGCAGGAGAAGTTGCAGCCGGGAGCACCAGTGCAATTCAGAAATAAATGCTTGA